A stretch of Microcoleus sp. FACHB-68 DNA encodes these proteins:
- a CDS encoding PAS domain S-box protein, with amino-acid sequence MTLLPTQTLHCNPSDRSAPSLMEDVFRLYERALDATSTGIVIADATQPDQPLVYCNRAFERITGYLREEIIGRNCRFLQGPDPDPVALQEIRCALREERDIQIILKNYRKDGTAFWNELSISPVRDAEGRVTHFIGVQTEITHRKQAEEALRQTEAKYRSIFENSTEGIFQTATDGRYLSANPALARIYGYDSPEELMGCCVAHKIYVDSSRRTEFTHHIREQGSVSNFEAAIYRADGSEIWISENAWEVRNQQGELLYYEGTVMDITQRKQAEAALRNQEYWLNTLIDAVPDAVTLKDSQGRWVVANQSALQLFGLESVDYHGKTDDALAPYISEPHKHLLAEIRQIDGTASTAGNHHTKTLPQPDASSKVYDTRKVPLFNPDGSRKGLVVVSRDITDRIAAEAALRDSEKRFRTIFEGAVIGMGLASVKGQKLIATNPAFQTMLGYTESELRGMTFNALTHPDDADLEGDWPAKGEQNAYQSEKRFICKNGSIRWVRLSVSPLRNAQGQVQFILGVVEDITNAKQAAVALFQHEAKWRSLIRHSSDIITITDAEGTILYASPSVSTVLRYPPEEMVGQYAFEFVHPEDLPQALANHERLTSKPAVSIPQEYRLRRADGSWCFLEAVSVNLLEDPAVRGIVINSRDITSRKQVELRLSKINECFLGFGTNAVENIHRLTALAGELLGGDCALYNRLEKIGQTQEKPLLHSVGQWHTPANYCPVDRADGHICYDVIQQGNAEAVIISGLQNTIYAETDPCVASYGLQTYIGQAVRRGETYLGSLCVVYTEPVTFTEADQKLMGIVAAAIGVEEERAAAAGLERQRSKELEMALRELQQTQLQLIQTEKMSSLGQLVAGVAHEINNPIGFVTGNLSHATIYIQDLLGLVELYQQEYPEQTARIQQEVEEIELDFLMQDLPKLLDSMKMGAERICEIVRTLKNFSRLDEAEVKPVNIHEGIDNTLLILHNRLKPKGSFPGIQVIKEYGNLPSVECYAGQINQVFMNLLANAIDALEESFASADIDDAQTATSECKIPTIGIRTFVSAAGAIVVAISDNGPGIPEEVRNKLFDPFFTTKPVGKGTGLGLSISYQIVVEKHGGKLSCLSEPAQGTEFIMELPSRPQPDPLNTQS; translated from the coding sequence ATGACACTTCTTCCCACTCAGACCTTGCACTGCAATCCTTCCGACCGTAGCGCACCCAGCCTGATGGAAGACGTGTTCCGACTCTATGAGCGGGCTTTGGACGCAACCAGCACCGGCATCGTCATTGCGGACGCAACCCAACCCGACCAGCCCCTCGTTTACTGCAATCGCGCCTTTGAGCGCATTACCGGCTACTTGCGAGAAGAAATTATCGGGCGTAACTGCCGGTTTTTGCAAGGGCCAGACCCCGATCCAGTCGCGCTTCAAGAAATTCGTTGTGCCCTGCGCGAAGAGCGCGACATCCAAATAATCTTGAAAAACTACCGCAAAGATGGCACCGCATTTTGGAATGAACTGAGCATTTCGCCGGTACGCGACGCCGAAGGGCGAGTGACTCACTTTATCGGAGTGCAGACAGAGATCACCCACCGCAAACAAGCAGAAGAAGCCTTGCGGCAAACCGAAGCCAAATATCGCAGCATCTTTGAAAACTCCACCGAAGGCATCTTCCAAACCGCAACAGACGGACGATACCTCAGCGCCAACCCCGCCTTAGCCAGAATTTATGGCTACGACTCACCCGAAGAACTGATGGGATGTTGCGTCGCACACAAAATTTATGTCGATAGCAGCCGGCGCACCGAATTTACCCACCACATCCGAGAACAAGGTTCCGTCAGTAATTTTGAAGCCGCAATTTATCGCGCTGACGGCAGCGAAATTTGGATTTCAGAAAACGCCTGGGAAGTCCGAAACCAACAGGGCGAGCTTTTGTACTACGAAGGCACCGTCATGGATATCACCCAGCGCAAACAAGCCGAAGCCGCCTTGCGAAATCAAGAATACTGGCTCAACACCTTAATTGACGCCGTCCCGGATGCAGTCACCCTTAAAGACAGTCAGGGGCGCTGGGTTGTAGCCAATCAATCCGCCCTCCAACTCTTTGGCTTAGAATCGGTAGACTATCACGGCAAAACAGACGATGCCCTTGCCCCCTATATCAGCGAACCCCACAAACATCTGTTAGCCGAGATTCGGCAAATCGATGGCACCGCCTCGACTGCCGGCAACCATCACACCAAAACCCTGCCACAGCCAGATGCCTCAAGCAAAGTCTATGACACTCGCAAAGTGCCCCTGTTCAACCCGGATGGCAGCCGCAAAGGACTCGTTGTTGTCAGCCGCGACATTACAGATCGCATCGCAGCAGAAGCCGCACTGCGAGACAGCGAAAAGCGCTTCCGCACCATTTTTGAGGGCGCAGTGATCGGCATGGGACTCGCTTCTGTAAAAGGACAAAAACTCATTGCCACGAATCCGGCATTTCAGACAATGCTAGGTTATACCGAAAGCGAGTTGCGCGGCATGACGTTTAATGCCTTGACTCACCCAGATGATGCAGATTTAGAGGGCGATTGGCCGGCGAAGGGCGAACAAAACGCTTACCAAAGTGAGAAACGCTTTATTTGCAAAAATGGTAGCATCCGCTGGGTTCGGCTGAGTGTCTCCCCGCTCCGGAATGCTCAAGGCCAAGTCCAATTTATTCTAGGCGTAGTAGAAGACATTACCAATGCCAAACAAGCAGCGGTTGCCCTATTTCAACATGAAGCAAAATGGCGGTCGCTGATTCGCCATAGCTCTGATATCATCACGATTACGGATGCCGAAGGCACAATCCTCTACGCAAGTCCCTCAGTCTCAACCGTGTTGCGCTATCCACCGGAAGAAATGGTGGGGCAGTATGCCTTTGAATTTGTCCACCCTGAAGACTTGCCCCAAGCACTCGCTAACCACGAACGTCTGACAAGCAAGCCGGCAGTCTCAATTCCCCAAGAGTATCGCCTCCGGCGTGCCGATGGTTCTTGGTGTTTTCTGGAAGCGGTGAGCGTTAATTTACTCGAAGATCCGGCTGTTAGAGGGATTGTCATCAACTCCCGCGATATCACATCTCGCAAACAAGTCGAGTTGCGGCTGAGTAAAATTAATGAGTGCTTCTTGGGATTTGGCACCAATGCCGTTGAAAATATCCACCGGCTGACTGCACTGGCAGGAGAACTCTTAGGAGGCGATTGTGCGCTTTATAACCGGCTAGAGAAGATCGGGCAAACACAAGAAAAGCCCTTGCTGCACTCAGTTGGACAGTGGCACACCCCAGCTAACTATTGCCCGGTGGATCGCGCTGATGGCCATATCTGTTATGACGTGATTCAGCAAGGGAATGCTGAGGCTGTCATTATTTCTGGCTTGCAGAACACTATTTATGCCGAGACTGATCCTTGTGTAGCATCTTACGGGCTGCAAACTTACATCGGTCAAGCAGTGCGGCGCGGTGAGACTTATCTCGGTTCGCTGTGCGTGGTATATACTGAGCCGGTGACATTCACGGAGGCTGATCAAAAGCTGATGGGGATTGTTGCTGCTGCGATTGGAGTCGAGGAGGAACGCGCTGCAGCGGCTGGATTAGAACGTCAGAGATCGAAGGAATTAGAAATGGCTTTGCGCGAGTTGCAACAAACTCAGTTGCAGCTGATTCAAACTGAGAAAATGTCTTCTTTAGGGCAGTTGGTGGCTGGGGTTGCTCATGAAATTAACAATCCCATTGGCTTTGTCACCGGCAATTTAAGTCATGCGACGATTTACATCCAAGATTTGTTGGGTTTGGTAGAACTTTATCAACAAGAATATCCAGAACAGACTGCACGAATTCAGCAGGAAGTTGAGGAAATTGAGTTAGATTTCTTGATGCAAGATTTGCCTAAGCTGCTGGATTCCATGAAAATGGGGGCAGAACGCATCTGTGAAATTGTGCGAACGCTGAAAAATTTCTCCCGATTAGATGAAGCGGAAGTCAAGCCGGTTAATATTCATGAGGGAATTGACAATACACTGCTGATTTTGCATAACCGGCTCAAACCGAAGGGGTCTTTTCCAGGGATTCAAGTGATTAAAGAGTATGGGAATTTACCCTCTGTGGAGTGTTATGCCGGCCAAATTAACCAAGTTTTTATGAATCTCTTGGCAAATGCTATTGATGCTTTGGAAGAGTCATTTGCCAGTGCCGATATAGACGATGCTCAAACCGCAACCTCTGAATGTAAAATCCCTACAATTGGGATTCGCACGTTTGTTTCCGCTGCCGGTGCTATTGTCGTAGCAATCTCTGATAATGGCCCTGGCATCCCGGAAGAAGTCCGCAATAAGCTGTTTGATCCCTTTTTCACCACAAAGCCGGTGGGCAAAGGTACAGGGCTTGGCTTATCTATCAGCTATCAAATTGTGGTAGAAAAGCATGGGGGTAAATTATCCTGTTTATCTGAACCGGCACAGGGAACAGAATTTATTATGGAGCTTCCCAGCCGGCCACAACCAGATCCTTTAAATACACAAAGTTAA
- a CDS encoding pentapeptide repeat-containing protein, protein MANERHLAVLKEGTAGWNAWRLESPPNCPDLRKALLHQMNLEGANLNCADLREANLFCANLAGANLAGANLVAADLRKANLAGANLAGANLLSVDLREANLAGANLVAANLRIAYLRGSDMQGADLRTANLLGVDMAKVNLSGADLRGAALKTTNLLGANLQQTKLGDANPEGITPQLG, encoded by the coding sequence ATGGCTAACGAACGACATCTTGCGGTGCTTAAAGAAGGAACTGCCGGCTGGAATGCATGGCGGTTAGAGTCCCCCCCAAACTGCCCTGACTTGCGTAAGGCATTGTTACACCAGATGAACCTAGAAGGGGCGAATCTAAACTGTGCTGACTTACGTGAGGCTAACCTGTTCTGCGCCAATCTTGCCGGTGCGAATTTAGCGGGGGCGAACTTGGTTGCGGCTGATCTGCGTAAGGCCAATTTAGCCGGCGCTAACCTAGCCGGTGCCAACTTGCTTTCAGTTGACCTGCGGGAGGCAAATTTAGCCGGCGCTAACTTGGTTGCCGCGAATCTGCGGATCGCGTATCTCCGTGGATCTGATATGCAAGGGGCTGATTTGCGGACGGCCAACTTGCTCGGCGTTGATATGGCCAAAGTTAACCTTAGTGGTGCAGACTTGCGCGGGGCGGCCCTTAAAACCACTAATCTTCTCGGTGCGAATCTCCAGCAAACCAAATTGGGCGATGCCAACCCGGAGGGCATCACGCCTCAACTCGGTTAA
- a CDS encoding GAF domain-containing protein: protein MSSSTRNKDVGEALTQGSLLNRMTNRIRQSLELAEILSATVAEMRLFLDTDRVKVYRFHEDGTGEVIAESIYQNRLPSLLGLHFPASDIPVHARELFVKARVRSIVDVSAQRITLSCINSVDTTGGLSIEEVRSRTIEEVLQRPVDPCHVEYLTRMGVNSSLVVPILHEGELWGLLVSHHADPKTFSSEDLQIVQMIADQVSVAIAQSNLLEQARTKARRETLINQISKLLHAPLNIQEILQNVLGRVVKSVACAGGRLYLNPMDTASLPELYTTGEQPDLPSEAGRAIWLEYHAFWQHLMAQESLAGVGYHPTADEADQWLFDTNAFSGQARAIASVRIVRDLYQEPLLQSVAPGFRTGSIRSLLVMPLRYGQQSLGCLTLFRDEIDTDILWAGRFNPDERTARVRDSFEVWRELKLGQAPEWTRDELELVQSLGTHLAMAVMQNRLYLWEREHRLLVEMRNQELNAARAAAEEASRLKSDFLSSTSHELRTPLASTLNYLKLLKEGFYDSEEELKEYIHVAHQSAENLVAIINDVLDIAKIEAGRMNLNFERVSLPPLLEELTRMFSIDSRCKNIPLIVECEVESLWADKVKLRQVLTNLLSNAFKFTSTGEVRIRAIKRLGAGFSPTAGAPEPFSRQFAEISVADTGIGIDSTQANLLFEPFVQGDGSIKRRYGGTGLGLTVCKRLVELMGGQIWLESSGLGYGTSVAFTLPWM, encoded by the coding sequence ATGAGTTCCTCAACTAGAAACAAGGATGTAGGTGAAGCCCTAACTCAGGGAAGTTTGTTAAATCGGATGACAAATCGCATCCGCCAATCTCTGGAGTTAGCGGAAATTCTGTCGGCAACAGTGGCAGAAATGCGCTTGTTTCTCGACACTGATCGGGTGAAAGTCTATCGATTTCATGAAGATGGCACGGGCGAAGTGATAGCCGAGTCCATCTATCAGAATCGTCTGCCATCACTGTTAGGTTTGCACTTTCCTGCCAGCGACATTCCCGTCCACGCCCGCGAGCTATTTGTCAAGGCACGAGTGCGTTCAATTGTGGATGTTTCAGCTCAGCGCATCACCCTTAGCTGTATCAACTCTGTGGATACTACCGGCGGCTTAAGCATCGAAGAAGTGCGCTCACGAACGATTGAAGAGGTACTACAACGACCTGTCGATCCTTGTCATGTGGAATACCTGACAAGAATGGGGGTAAACTCGTCTCTTGTGGTGCCGATTTTACACGAGGGAGAACTGTGGGGGTTGCTGGTTTCCCATCACGCAGATCCCAAAACTTTTTCATCGGAAGATCTGCAAATTGTGCAGATGATCGCGGATCAAGTGTCAGTTGCGATCGCCCAATCTAATCTGCTAGAGCAAGCTCGTACCAAGGCACGCCGAGAAACTTTAATTAATCAAATTTCCAAGTTATTACACGCACCTCTCAATATTCAAGAAATCCTGCAAAATGTTCTAGGAAGAGTCGTAAAATCTGTTGCTTGTGCCGGCGGCAGACTTTACCTGAATCCAATGGACACCGCCTCACTGCCAGAACTTTACACCACCGGCGAACAACCAGATTTGCCTTCTGAAGCCGGCAGAGCGATCTGGCTGGAATATCACGCTTTCTGGCAGCATTTGATGGCACAAGAAAGTTTAGCAGGAGTGGGTTATCATCCCACGGCTGATGAGGCTGATCAATGGCTATTTGATACCAACGCTTTCTCCGGACAAGCGCGAGCGATCGCCTCGGTTCGCATTGTTAGGGATCTTTACCAAGAACCCTTACTGCAGTCGGTTGCGCCCGGTTTCCGCACCGGCTCAATTCGCAGTTTACTGGTGATGCCCCTACGCTACGGGCAACAGTCCCTCGGTTGCCTCACCCTCTTCCGCGATGAAATTGATACTGATATCCTGTGGGCGGGTCGTTTTAACCCAGATGAACGAACGGCAAGGGTACGTGATTCGTTTGAGGTTTGGCGAGAGTTAAAACTCGGTCAAGCCCCAGAGTGGACGCGTGACGAACTAGAATTGGTACAGTCTTTGGGCACTCACTTGGCGATGGCGGTGATGCAAAACCGGCTTTATTTGTGGGAACGGGAACACCGGCTGTTAGTGGAAATGCGAAACCAAGAACTTAATGCCGCCCGCGCCGCCGCCGAGGAAGCCAGCCGGTTAAAATCAGATTTTCTCTCCTCCACAAGCCATGAATTACGCACACCACTTGCCTCGACACTCAATTACCTGAAACTTTTAAAAGAAGGTTTTTATGACAGCGAAGAAGAGTTAAAAGAATATATCCACGTCGCCCACCAGTCTGCAGAAAATCTGGTTGCAATTATTAACGATGTGTTGGATATTGCCAAGATAGAAGCCGGTCGGATGAATCTTAACTTTGAACGAGTCAGTCTGCCGCCCTTACTTGAAGAACTCACGCGAATGTTCAGTATTGACAGCCGGTGTAAAAATATTCCTCTGATCGTTGAGTGTGAGGTAGAAAGCCTATGGGCTGACAAAGTTAAACTCCGGCAAGTCCTGACAAATCTTCTTTCTAATGCCTTTAAATTCACCAGCACCGGCGAGGTTCGCATTCGGGCTATCAAACGACTCGGTGCCGGTTTCTCCCCCACTGCTGGGGCACCAGAGCCATTCTCCCGGCAATTTGCGGAAATTTCCGTCGCTGACACCGGCATCGGCATCGACAGCACCCAAGCGAATTTGCTATTTGAACCGTTTGTGCAGGGAGATGGCTCAATTAAGCGGCGCTATGGGGGCACCGGCTTAGGTTTAACCGTCTGCAAACGTTTGGTGGAATTGATGGGCGGTCAAATTTGGCTAGAAAGCTCTGGTTTAGGGTACGGCACAAGCGTTGCTTTCACTTTACCCTGGATGTAG
- a CDS encoding response regulator, producing the protein MNILLVDDDYLLAKGTAKLIQRMGGHTVSITDNPVEIFKQCESGKVDILLMDVNLPGASWEGQEVSGADLSRILKTQPSTSHIPIIIVTAYAMLTERQTLLAISHANDFCSKPITDYEALLELIDQLTKKT; encoded by the coding sequence GTGAACATTTTACTCGTAGATGATGATTACCTCTTGGCCAAAGGAACGGCCAAATTAATTCAACGTATGGGAGGGCATACCGTTTCTATCACAGACAATCCCGTTGAAATTTTCAAGCAATGTGAATCGGGAAAGGTAGACATCTTGCTTATGGATGTTAACCTGCCGGGGGCATCTTGGGAAGGGCAAGAAGTTAGTGGGGCAGACTTGTCTCGCATCCTCAAAACTCAACCCTCAACCTCCCATATTCCGATTATTATTGTTACCGCCTATGCTATGTTGACAGAGCGACAAACCCTGTTGGCAATTTCCCACGCGAATGATTTTTGTAGTAAACCCATCACAGATTATGAGGCACTTTTAGAATTAATCGATCAGCTCACTAAAAAGACTTAA
- a CDS encoding response regulator — protein sequence MYKVAVLDDDEYWCLAIQRYFRKEFEVSIFLEVEFFLSQASQFDLAIVDFSIPRAKFEPKISGSEIITHLKTTLKNPPILVLASGFISQSDREAGQQLCLEADDFLAKDAGLDQILIQIQELIEVKTNQNNDSNNKI from the coding sequence ATGTATAAAGTTGCCGTGCTTGATGATGATGAATATTGGTGCTTGGCAATCCAGCGATATTTCAGGAAAGAATTTGAAGTTTCTATATTTCTTGAAGTAGAATTTTTTTTAAGTCAAGCGAGTCAGTTTGACTTGGCGATTGTAGACTTCTCAATTCCGAGAGCTAAATTTGAACCAAAAATTAGCGGCAGCGAGATTATTACTCATCTCAAAACAACTTTAAAGAATCCGCCAATTTTAGTTTTAGCGAGTGGATTTATTAGCCAAAGCGACAGAGAAGCCGGTCAGCAACTGTGTTTGGAAGCTGACGATTTTTTAGCAAAAGATGCTGGATTAGATCAAATTTTGATCCAAATTCAAGAATTGATAGAAGTTAAAACTAATCAAAACAACGATTCAAACAATAAAATTTAA
- the argF gene encoding ornithine carbamoyltransferase: protein METLKGRDLLSLADLSNEELEGLLQLAAQMKAGKINRQCNKVLGLLFYKASTRTRVSFSVAMYQLGGQVMDLNPSVTQVSRGEPLIDTARVLDRYLDVLAIRTFAQADLQTFADYANIPVINALSDLAHPCQALADLLTVQECFGTLKGINLTYVGDGNNVANSLLLGCAMAGMNIRVATPADFMPAADVVEQARTLAGGKCEITITNDPIAAATGSQVLYTDVWASMGQEEEAKDRVPLFQPYQLNEQLLSYADKDAIVLHCLPAHRGEEITDEVMEGEHSRVWDQAENRMHVQKALLASVLDAN, encoded by the coding sequence ATGGAAACATTAAAAGGACGCGATTTATTGAGTTTGGCAGACCTCAGCAACGAGGAATTAGAAGGACTTCTGCAACTGGCGGCGCAGATGAAAGCGGGAAAAATTAACCGGCAATGTAACAAAGTTTTGGGTTTGTTGTTCTACAAAGCTTCAACTCGGACGCGCGTTAGCTTTTCTGTGGCGATGTACCAGTTGGGAGGCCAAGTCATGGATCTCAATCCCAGCGTGACTCAGGTGAGTCGGGGGGAACCGCTGATCGATACAGCCAGGGTTTTAGACCGTTATCTAGACGTTTTGGCCATTCGCACCTTTGCTCAAGCGGATTTGCAAACCTTTGCAGACTATGCCAACATTCCTGTGATTAATGCCCTGAGTGATCTGGCGCATCCCTGTCAGGCTTTGGCCGATTTGCTGACGGTTCAGGAGTGTTTTGGCACGCTGAAAGGCATTAACCTGACTTATGTGGGCGATGGCAACAACGTGGCAAACTCCCTGCTGCTAGGCTGTGCAATGGCGGGGATGAATATTAGAGTGGCGACACCGGCAGACTTTATGCCGGCAGCCGACGTTGTAGAACAGGCGCGAACCCTTGCCGGCGGCAAATGCGAAATTACAATTACCAATGACCCCATAGCTGCTGCCACCGGCAGCCAAGTGCTATATACCGATGTTTGGGCGAGTATGGGGCAAGAAGAAGAAGCAAAGGATCGCGTTCCGCTGTTTCAACCTTACCAGCTCAACGAACAGCTATTAAGTTATGCCGATAAAGATGCGATTGTCTTGCATTGCTTGCCGGCACATCGGGGAGAAGAAATTACCGACGAAGTGATGGAAGGTGAGCATTCGCGGGTTTGGGATCAGGCAGAGAACCGAATGCACGTGCAAAAGGCTTTGTTGGCAAGTGTCTTAGATGCGAACTAA
- a CDS encoding biotin/lipoate A/B protein ligase family protein, whose product MAIDRWLLQQHGAGLHPPTLRFYTMSPPALSLGYHQHRWPEFWQQIKWQGMPVDVVRRPTGGRAVLHQGDLTYAVVTSKLAGNRIQAYQAICGFLIAGWRSLGIELHYGDAGRSYIHNPNCFGNATGADLVTDAGVKLIGSAQLRRDGAILQHGSMRLQPDIKLFSQVFGEEATPAALSLNMSIETIINALVAAAGCCFGVELVMQPLTEAEWQEIHQLVRI is encoded by the coding sequence ATGGCGATTGACCGTTGGTTGCTGCAACAGCATGGTGCCGGCTTGCATCCGCCAACTTTACGGTTTTATACCATGTCGCCGCCGGCTCTTTCTCTGGGATATCATCAACATCGCTGGCCGGAATTTTGGCAGCAAATCAAGTGGCAAGGGATGCCGGTGGATGTGGTGCGGCGTCCCACCGGCGGGCGGGCGGTGCTGCATCAGGGAGATTTAACCTATGCGGTAGTGACTTCAAAATTAGCCGGCAACCGCATTCAAGCGTATCAAGCAATTTGTGGATTTTTAATTGCCGGTTGGCGATCGCTGGGCATTGAGTTGCACTACGGGGATGCTGGGCGCAGTTACATTCACAACCCCAATTGTTTTGGCAACGCAACCGGCGCAGATTTAGTTACAGATGCCGGTGTGAAGTTAATTGGCAGTGCTCAATTAAGACGCGATGGCGCAATTTTGCAGCACGGATCGATGCGGCTACAACCGGATATTAAATTGTTTTCTCAGGTCTTTGGCGAAGAAGCAACACCGGCAGCGTTATCCCTAAATATGTCAATTGAAACGATTATCAATGCGTTGGTTGCTGCTGCCGGCTGCTGTTTTGGGGTTGAGTTGGTGATGCAGCCATTAACGGAGGCTGAGTGGCAAGAGATTCACCAATTAGTTCGCATCTAA
- a CDS encoding YbjN domain-containing protein: MTTSEQNLQAVSAQSPSTEDIITNKLVEDATTINLIGEIETVVTSMAIDQKVMVAQSEEGHLWKFNYGSVEVFVQLTGTTDDDTLSVWSFVMQLPAKNEPQLMRKLLEMNASATFESRFGIVNDQVVVIATRTVADLSPTEISRTITIVATIADDNDDALQAEYGQ, translated from the coding sequence ATGACGACCAGTGAGCAAAATTTGCAAGCGGTTTCCGCTCAAAGCCCGTCAACTGAAGATATCATCACCAACAAGCTGGTTGAAGATGCGACGACAATCAATCTTATCGGGGAGATTGAAACGGTTGTCACCAGTATGGCCATCGATCAAAAGGTGATGGTTGCCCAAAGCGAAGAGGGTCATCTTTGGAAGTTTAACTACGGTAGCGTTGAGGTGTTCGTGCAACTCACCGGCACAACCGATGATGATACCTTAAGCGTTTGGTCATTTGTGATGCAGCTGCCGGCTAAGAACGAACCGCAGTTAATGCGGAAGCTGTTAGAGATGAACGCATCAGCCACATTTGAATCCCGCTTTGGCATTGTTAACGATCAGGTTGTGGTAATAGCGACGCGAACCGTAGCAGACCTTTCACCAACAGAAATTTCTAGAACGATTACAATTGTGGCGACAATCGCAGACGACAACGACGACGCGTTACAGGCGGAATACGGGCAATAG